From a single Sinomonas atrocyanea genomic region:
- a CDS encoding TlpA family protein disulfide reductase, which produces MSRAELSPRSAPAVPGRPTRRRLLAAAAAVGLAAVLSGCAASDPLAQQARAGDNKNYVAGDGSVTEYAKDSRKPPVDFTGTLYDGTKVSSKDFAGHVTVLNFWFAACAPCRLEAPELEALHTEFKPQGVAFYGVNLRDEQGTAQAFEQSFKLTYPSFNDKDGQVLLAMSGAVPPGAVPTTIVLDKQGRVASRVLGQLDKGTLKALITSAAAE; this is translated from the coding sequence ATGTCCCGCGCCGAGCTGTCCCCCCGATCCGCCCCCGCCGTTCCCGGCCGCCCGACCCGCCGGCGGCTGCTCGCCGCGGCGGCGGCGGTCGGACTTGCCGCCGTGCTCTCGGGCTGCGCCGCCTCCGACCCGCTCGCCCAGCAGGCCCGGGCGGGGGACAACAAGAACTACGTGGCGGGCGATGGCTCGGTCACCGAGTATGCGAAGGACTCCCGCAAGCCGCCGGTCGACTTCACGGGCACGCTCTACGACGGCACGAAGGTCAGCTCCAAGGACTTCGCAGGCCACGTGACGGTGCTGAACTTCTGGTTCGCCGCGTGCGCCCCCTGCCGTCTCGAGGCGCCCGAGCTCGAGGCGCTGCACACCGAATTCAAGCCTCAGGGCGTGGCCTTCTACGGCGTCAACCTGCGCGACGAGCAGGGCACGGCGCAGGCCTTCGAGCAGAGCTTCAAGCTCACCTACCCGAGTTTCAACGACAAGGACGGACAGGTCCTCCTCGCGATGTCCGGGGCCGTCCCGCCCGGCGCCGTGCCCACCACGATCGTGCTCGACAAGCAGGGCCGCGTGGCCTCGCGCGTGCTCGGCCAGCTCGACAAGGGCACCCTCAAGGCCCTCATCACGTCCGCGGCGGCCGAGTAG
- a CDS encoding histidine phosphatase family protein gives MPSSTVHLLRHGEVYNPAGVLYGRLPDFHLSELGRQMANTVASHFAQRALDGARVVLLAASPLTRAQETAEPSAKVLNLVVRTEPRIIEAENHFEGLKVTPRELLKPKHWPYLVNPLRPSWGEPYEEQAARVLDAARDAARRAAELGGDGAEAILVAHQLPIWMARLKAEGRPLPHDPRKRECTLASLTSLTIDTLTGAVTAVRYTEPAARLLPGAATTPGA, from the coding sequence ATGCCCTCTTCGACCGTCCATCTGCTGCGCCACGGCGAGGTCTACAACCCCGCCGGTGTGCTCTACGGCCGGCTGCCGGACTTCCACCTGTCCGAGCTCGGCCGCCAGATGGCCAACACGGTCGCGTCCCACTTCGCCCAGCGCGCGCTCGACGGCGCGCGGGTGGTCCTGCTCGCGGCGTCGCCGCTGACCCGGGCCCAGGAGACGGCCGAGCCGAGCGCCAAGGTCCTCAACCTCGTGGTGCGGACCGAGCCGCGCATCATCGAGGCCGAGAACCACTTCGAGGGGCTCAAGGTCACCCCGCGCGAGCTCCTCAAGCCGAAGCACTGGCCCTACCTGGTGAACCCGCTCCGTCCCTCCTGGGGCGAGCCCTACGAGGAGCAGGCGGCCCGGGTCCTCGATGCCGCACGGGACGCCGCGCGCCGGGCCGCCGAGCTGGGCGGCGACGGTGCGGAGGCCATCCTGGTGGCGCACCAGCTGCCCATCTGGATGGCCCGCCTGAAGGCCGAGGGCAGGCCGCTGCCCCACGATCCCCGCAAGCGCGAGTGCACGCTCGCCTCCCTCACGTCCCTCACGATCGACACCCTCACGGGCGCCGTCACCGCCGTCCGCTACACCGAGCCCGCCGCCCGGCTGCTGCCCGGCGCGGCCACGACCCCGGGGGCCTGA
- a CDS encoding YceI family protein, with translation MTLPHGLTPGTWTLDGAHSEIGFTVRHAGISKVRGRFNDATATVSVGSTAADTTATAVVKTASFDSGDANRDGHVKGADFFDVEKFPEMTFEATSIEAKGDEFDVTGNLTIKGVTQPVTIETEFNGVAVDPFGATRAGLSGETTISRKDFGLTWNAVLEAGGVLVSDKVVITLDLAFVAPQA, from the coding sequence GTGACTCTGCCCCACGGCCTCACCCCCGGAACCTGGACCCTCGACGGCGCGCACAGCGAGATCGGCTTCACCGTCCGCCACGCCGGCATCTCCAAGGTGCGCGGCCGCTTCAACGACGCCACCGCCACCGTGTCGGTCGGCTCGACCGCCGCGGACACCACCGCCACCGCCGTCGTCAAGACCGCATCCTTCGACTCCGGCGACGCCAACCGCGACGGCCACGTGAAGGGCGCCGATTTCTTCGACGTCGAGAAGTTCCCCGAGATGACCTTCGAGGCCACCTCCATCGAGGCGAAGGGCGACGAGTTCGACGTCACCGGCAACCTCACCATCAAGGGCGTCACCCAGCCCGTCACCATCGAGACCGAGTTCAACGGCGTCGCCGTCGATCCCTTCGGCGCGACCCGCGCGGGCCTCTCCGGCGAGACGACGATCTCCCGCAAGGACTTCGGGCTGACCTGGAACGCGGTCCTCGAGGCCGGCGGTGTCCTCGTCTCCGACAAGGTCGTGATCACCCTGGACCTCGCGTTCGTCGCGCCCCAGGCCTGA
- a CDS encoding SDR family NAD(P)-dependent oxidoreductase, with translation MGARAGSTDARADLEGRVAVVTGSTRGLGLAMARLLGRHGATVVIASRSEAHVRAARDLLQAEGLAVHGRRCDTGSLADVEALRDEALGYGTVDIWVNNAGTAGIYGPTASTPPDDFERVVRTNILGTFHGARTALPVFLAQGHGDLVNLYGQGDRGPVAQQNAYASSKRWVRQFTETLQLETKGTGVRVHGLNPGLVMTDLLGHVSSQRGYEQRLGALQVVVGLWGQTPDDAARPLLRLVTTEAAEFRDLRGPTLVARGLRNLLAGRLRRAHRMPLEVTVVDGSTRG, from the coding sequence ATGGGCGCTCGGGCCGGAAGCACGGATGCACGGGCCGATCTGGAGGGCCGCGTGGCCGTGGTGACCGGGTCGACCCGGGGCCTCGGGCTCGCCATGGCACGGCTGCTGGGCCGGCACGGCGCCACCGTGGTGATCGCCTCCAGATCGGAGGCCCACGTTCGGGCTGCCAGGGACCTGCTCCAGGCGGAAGGCCTTGCGGTGCACGGGCGCCGCTGCGATACGGGCTCTCTGGCCGACGTCGAGGCGCTCCGGGACGAGGCACTCGGCTACGGCACCGTGGACATCTGGGTGAACAACGCGGGGACCGCGGGCATCTACGGGCCCACCGCCTCCACCCCGCCGGACGACTTCGAGCGCGTGGTCCGCACCAATATCCTCGGCACCTTCCACGGGGCCCGCACCGCCCTCCCGGTATTCCTCGCCCAGGGCCACGGCGACCTCGTCAACCTCTACGGACAGGGCGACCGCGGACCGGTGGCGCAGCAGAACGCCTACGCGTCGAGCAAGCGCTGGGTCCGCCAGTTCACCGAGACGCTGCAGCTGGAGACGAAAGGCACCGGGGTCCGGGTCCACGGGCTGAATCCCGGCCTCGTCATGACGGACCTGCTGGGCCACGTCTCCTCCCAGCGCGGCTACGAGCAGCGGCTGGGGGCGCTGCAGGTCGTCGTGGGCCTGTGGGGACAGACCCCCGACGACGCCGCGCGCCCCCTGCTCCGCCTGGTCACCACCGAGGCCGCCGAGTTCCGGGACCTGCGGGGCCCGACGCTGGTGGCCCGCGGACTGCGCAACCTCCTGGCCGGGCGCCTCCGCAGGGCTCACCGCATGCCGCTCGAGGTCACTGTGGTGGACGGCTCCACGAGGGGCTGA
- a CDS encoding SPW repeat protein, with translation MNRWTRWEDYVAGVCGLYAAVAVLWTAQTSTSTTLMVVFGLLLVVAAVLNLSMPGTPWLEYAQCAVGVLLFASPWMGAYSDHTGAAWTSWIAGIVAAGVTAAAIRPAMEAHHRTIPSH, from the coding sequence ATGAACAGATGGACGCGGTGGGAAGACTACGTCGCGGGCGTCTGCGGCCTCTACGCCGCGGTCGCGGTCCTGTGGACCGCTCAGACAAGCACCTCGACGACCCTCATGGTGGTCTTCGGCCTCCTGCTGGTCGTCGCGGCCGTGCTGAACCTGTCGATGCCCGGTACCCCGTGGCTCGAGTACGCGCAGTGCGCCGTGGGCGTGCTGCTCTTCGCCTCGCCTTGGATGGGCGCCTACTCCGACCACACCGGTGCGGCGTGGACGTCCTGGATCGCCGGGATCGTGGCGGCCGGCGTGACCGCGGCAGCCATCCGTCCGGCCATGGAGGCACACCACCGGACGATCCCCTCGCACTGA
- a CDS encoding SDR family oxidoreductase — protein MPRTAVVTGSASGIGRSTRELLGQRGENVIGVDVRDAEVVADLSGADGRDAMVEGVRHLSGGRVDSVYAIAGLAAPTPATVAVDFFGALATLEGLRPLLSGSPSPRAVLVSSMAALLPSDAELVSLLTAEDEPAALARAEVLAKAAETTGLIYSSTKLALSRWVRRRAASADWAGAGIPLNAVAPGIIATPMAAAMISTAEQRRALLERVPMPLNGIAEPIVVARALAWLGGEENTHLCGQIVYVDGGSDAVLRGDAVW, from the coding sequence ATGCCTCGGACAGCAGTGGTGACGGGGTCGGCGTCGGGCATCGGCAGGTCCACCCGTGAGCTGCTCGGACAGCGGGGCGAGAACGTCATCGGCGTCGACGTCCGTGACGCCGAGGTGGTCGCCGACCTCTCGGGAGCCGACGGCCGTGACGCCATGGTCGAGGGCGTGCGCCACCTCAGCGGCGGCCGGGTCGACTCCGTGTATGCCATTGCGGGGCTTGCAGCCCCCACGCCGGCCACTGTTGCTGTGGACTTCTTCGGAGCGCTCGCCACGCTCGAGGGACTCCGCCCCCTGCTGTCCGGCTCGCCGTCGCCCAGGGCCGTGCTGGTCTCCTCGATGGCGGCGCTCCTGCCGAGCGATGCGGAACTGGTCTCGCTGCTCACGGCCGAGGACGAGCCGGCGGCGCTGGCCCGCGCAGAGGTTCTCGCCAAGGCCGCCGAGACCACCGGCCTGATCTACTCCTCGACGAAGCTCGCGCTCTCGCGCTGGGTCCGCCGCCGGGCGGCATCGGCGGACTGGGCGGGGGCGGGGATCCCCCTCAACGCCGTGGCTCCGGGGATCATCGCCACACCCATGGCCGCCGCGATGATCTCGACGGCGGAGCAGCGCCGCGCGCTGCTGGAGAGGGTGCCGATGCCCCTGAACGGCATCGCCGAGCCGATCGTCGTGGCCCGTGCGCTGGCGTGGCTCGGCGGCGAGGAGAACACCCACCTCTGCGGCCAGATCGTCTACGTCGACGGCGGCAGCGACGCCGTCCTCCGCGGCGACGCCGTCTGGTGA
- a CDS encoding NADPH-dependent F420 reductase, which yields MSAEVTIIGSGRMARGLAQMALRAGRAVQILGRDGSQTRDLVESLGAGASGGIIGAPVEGGLVVLAVPYREVANVVRELGDGVDGRVVVDIANPVDVSTFDRLLTPAGTSSAEEVAVMVRGRAEVVKAFNTVFASTLESGSVGGQHLDVFIAGDSETAKEKVSALVAKSGMRPIDAGPLRRSRELEAFMLLVFGLQVSPAHENFNWDTSLRIFP from the coding sequence GTGAGCGCTGAGGTCACGATCATCGGCAGCGGACGGATGGCACGGGGGCTGGCGCAGATGGCTCTGCGCGCCGGCCGCGCAGTCCAGATCCTGGGCCGGGATGGCAGCCAGACCCGCGACCTCGTTGAGTCCCTGGGGGCGGGCGCCAGCGGCGGAATCATCGGCGCCCCGGTCGAGGGGGGCCTCGTGGTCCTGGCCGTCCCGTACAGGGAAGTCGCGAACGTGGTGCGCGAGCTCGGCGACGGGGTGGACGGGCGCGTCGTCGTGGATATCGCGAACCCCGTGGACGTCTCGACCTTCGACCGGCTGCTCACGCCGGCGGGAACGTCGTCGGCCGAGGAGGTCGCCGTGATGGTCCGGGGCCGGGCGGAGGTGGTCAAGGCCTTCAACACGGTCTTCGCCTCGACCTTGGAGTCCGGCTCGGTGGGAGGCCAGCATCTGGATGTCTTCATTGCGGGCGATTCCGAGACGGCCAAGGAGAAGGTGAGCGCCCTGGTCGCCAAGTCCGGGATGCGGCCGATCGATGCGGGGCCCCTGCGCCGATCGCGTGAGCTGGAGGCCTTCATGCTCCTCGTCTTCGGCCTCCAGGTGAGCCCGGCCCATGAGAACTTCAATTGGGACACCTCCCTGCGGATCTTCCCCTAG
- a CDS encoding redox-sensing transcriptional repressor Rex produces MAGRSQSGSRGAAPAPDGKQLPPAVVSRLTVYLRALNSFLADGVDRVSSDALAEASGVSSATLRKDLSQLGSYGTRGVGYEVENLRQHLSVALGLTRDWRVAIVGAGNLGRALARYGGFGTRGFDVVALLDTDPQIIGNEIGWLRISDAANLEAVFQRTRANMAVLALPASVAQAVCDRVVAAGVRSILSFAPTILQVPPGVTLRKVDMATELQILAYHAQRGEAGGETGASSDPDPTYDAAPHSGGQPA; encoded by the coding sequence GTGGCAGGACGGTCCCAGTCGGGGAGCCGAGGCGCCGCGCCCGCGCCCGACGGGAAGCAGCTTCCGCCCGCGGTCGTCTCCCGCCTGACCGTCTATCTGCGCGCGCTGAACTCCTTCCTGGCGGACGGCGTGGACCGGGTCTCCTCGGACGCACTCGCCGAGGCGTCCGGCGTCAGCTCCGCGACGCTGCGCAAGGACCTCTCCCAGCTCGGCTCCTACGGCACGCGCGGCGTGGGGTACGAGGTCGAGAACCTCCGCCAGCACCTCTCCGTGGCGCTCGGCCTGACGCGCGACTGGCGGGTCGCGATCGTGGGCGCCGGCAACCTCGGCCGTGCCCTGGCCCGCTACGGCGGCTTCGGCACCCGCGGCTTCGACGTCGTCGCGCTGCTCGACACGGACCCGCAGATCATCGGCAACGAGATCGGCTGGCTCCGGATCTCCGACGCGGCCAACCTCGAGGCCGTCTTCCAGCGCACCCGCGCGAACATGGCGGTCCTCGCCCTCCCGGCGTCCGTGGCCCAGGCCGTGTGCGACCGCGTCGTCGCGGCGGGCGTCCGCAGCATCCTCAGCTTCGCGCCGACGATCCTCCAGGTCCCGCCGGGCGTGACGCTGCGGAAGGTGGACATGGCCACCGAGCTCCAGATCCTCGCCTACCACGCCCAGCGCGGGGAGGCCGGAGGGGAGACGGGGGCCTCTTCGGACCCCGACCCGACGTACGACGCCGCCCCCCACTCGGGCGGGCAGCCCGCCTGA
- a CDS encoding glutaredoxin family protein: protein MRIPEIVLVTKSQCHLCEAARDVVGRVASDAGLGWEERSIDDDPALHDRFAEEVPVVLVDGVQRDFWRINEARLRRTVEAARRG, encoded by the coding sequence ATGCGCATCCCCGAGATCGTCCTCGTGACGAAGAGCCAGTGCCACCTCTGCGAGGCGGCGCGGGACGTGGTCGGACGGGTGGCGTCGGACGCCGGCCTCGGCTGGGAAGAGCGCAGCATCGATGACGACCCGGCCCTGCACGACCGCTTCGCCGAGGAGGTGCCCGTGGTGCTCGTCGACGGGGTCCAGCGCGACTTCTGGCGGATCAACGAGGCCCGCCTGCGCCGGACCGTCGAGGCGGCCCGCCGGGGCTGA
- a CDS encoding HAD family hydrolase, producing MPAVKKALDPVRPAPLGRPGEAAFFDVDNTLMKGASLFHVAHKMYERGAFTLRDAAGFAWKHVAFLFRGESLEDVRSIEASALALGAGILAVDVETIGHEVYDEFIESRIWPGTKALAEQHLRVGRRVWLVTATPIEVASVIADRLGLTGALGTVGEIEDGAYTGRLVGEILHGKAKATAAAELAEREGLDLDRCWAYSDSHNDIPLLTLVGHPVAINPDARLRAHAHAHNWPIYDFRAGRRAATLGLKAATVGGALYGLWRGYARFRR from the coding sequence ATGCCCGCAGTGAAGAAGGCGCTGGATCCAGTGCGCCCCGCGCCCCTCGGGCGCCCGGGCGAGGCAGCCTTCTTCGACGTGGACAACACCCTCATGAAGGGGGCCAGCCTCTTCCACGTGGCGCACAAGATGTACGAACGCGGCGCCTTCACCCTCCGCGACGCGGCCGGCTTCGCCTGGAAGCACGTGGCGTTCCTGTTCCGCGGCGAGAGCCTCGAGGACGTCCGCTCGATCGAGGCCTCGGCCCTCGCGCTCGGAGCCGGGATCCTCGCGGTAGACGTCGAGACGATCGGCCACGAGGTCTACGACGAATTCATCGAGTCACGCATCTGGCCCGGCACCAAGGCCCTCGCCGAGCAGCACCTGCGCGTGGGCCGGCGGGTGTGGCTCGTGACGGCCACGCCGATCGAGGTCGCCTCCGTCATCGCCGACCGCCTGGGGCTCACCGGCGCGCTCGGGACGGTGGGCGAGATCGAGGACGGCGCCTACACCGGCCGGCTCGTGGGCGAGATCCTGCACGGGAAGGCCAAGGCGACCGCCGCCGCAGAGCTCGCCGAGCGGGAGGGCCTCGACCTCGACCGCTGCTGGGCCTACTCGGATTCGCACAACGACATCCCGCTGCTGACCCTCGTGGGGCACCCCGTGGCCATCAATCCCGATGCGCGCCTGCGCGCGCACGCGCATGCGCACAACTGGCCCATCTACGACTTCCGCGCCGGGCGCCGGGCCGCGACGCTCGGGCTCAAGGCCGCCACCGTCGGCGGCGCGCTGTACGGGCTGTGGCGCGGCTACGCCCGCTTCCGCCGGTAG
- a CDS encoding 30S ribosomal protein bS22 — MGSVIKKRRKRMAKKKHRKLLRKTRHQRRNKK, encoded by the coding sequence ATGGGTTCGGTTATCAAGAAGCGCCGCAAGCGCATGGCCAAGAAGAAGCACCGCAAGCTGCTTCGCAAGACTCGTCACCAGCGCCGCAACAAGAAGTAG
- a CDS encoding helix-turn-helix domain-containing protein — translation MSDFSSSRFLTVAEVAEMMRVSKMTVYRLVHSGEMPAVRFGRSYRVPEAAVEQYLKNSVVDGRTESA, via the coding sequence ATGTCTGATTTCTCCTCGTCGCGGTTCCTCACAGTCGCTGAGGTCGCGGAGATGATGCGGGTGTCGAAGATGACGGTCTACCGTCTGGTGCACTCGGGGGAGATGCCTGCCGTGCGCTTCGGCCGCTCCTACCGGGTTCCGGAGGCCGCGGTCGAGCAGTACCTGAAGAACTCGGTCGTGGACGGCAGGACCGAGTCGGCCTGA
- a CDS encoding 3-deoxy-7-phosphoheptulonate synthase has translation MNPQPAAPTASSAAATSSTGNLRVAEFTALPSPEEILGELPLSDGAARTVARARDEVRAIMDGLDDRLLVIVGPCSIHDPEAGLDYARRLAGVARGHREDLLVVMRTYFEKPRTTVGWKGLINDPHLDGSHDIPGGLRTARRFLLDVLALGLPTATEFLEPISPQYTADAIVWGAIGARTTESQIHRQLVSGLSMPVGFKNGTDGGLGVAVDACGAAAAAQAFLGIDDAGRAALVETAGNPDTHLILRGGSAGPNYGAEHVAAASARMAGKGLNPRLIVDASHANSGKDHHRQAEVALEIGAELAAGAEAAGAVAGVMLESFLVGGAQPLDVAEFAAGRAQLVYGQSVTDKCMEWGVTEQVLDQLAGAVRARRVPKGHSSN, from the coding sequence ATGAATCCCCAGCCCGCCGCCCCGACCGCCAGCTCCGCCGCGGCCACCTCCTCCACCGGCAACCTCCGTGTCGCCGAGTTCACCGCGCTCCCGTCCCCCGAGGAGATCCTCGGCGAGCTGCCCCTCTCGGACGGCGCCGCCCGGACCGTGGCCCGCGCCCGCGACGAGGTGCGCGCCATCATGGACGGGCTGGACGACAGGCTCCTCGTGATCGTGGGGCCCTGCTCCATCCACGACCCCGAGGCGGGCCTCGACTACGCGCGGCGACTGGCCGGCGTCGCCCGCGGACACCGCGAGGACCTGCTCGTGGTGATGCGGACGTACTTCGAGAAGCCGCGCACCACCGTGGGCTGGAAGGGGCTCATCAACGACCCCCACCTGGACGGCAGCCACGACATCCCCGGCGGGCTGCGCACCGCGCGGCGCTTCCTCCTCGACGTCCTCGCGCTCGGGCTCCCCACGGCCACCGAATTCCTTGAGCCCATCAGCCCGCAGTACACCGCGGACGCGATCGTCTGGGGCGCGATCGGCGCCCGCACCACGGAGAGCCAGATCCACCGCCAGCTCGTCTCCGGCCTCTCGATGCCGGTCGGCTTCAAGAACGGCACCGACGGCGGGCTCGGGGTCGCCGTCGACGCGTGCGGGGCCGCGGCCGCCGCGCAGGCCTTCCTCGGGATTGACGACGCCGGCCGGGCCGCCCTCGTGGAGACCGCCGGCAATCCCGACACCCACCTCATCCTCCGCGGGGGATCCGCGGGGCCGAACTACGGCGCCGAGCACGTCGCCGCGGCCTCTGCCCGGATGGCGGGCAAGGGCCTCAACCCGCGCCTCATCGTGGACGCAAGCCATGCCAACAGCGGCAAGGACCACCACCGCCAGGCCGAGGTGGCCCTCGAGATCGGCGCGGAGCTCGCCGCGGGCGCCGAAGCGGCCGGTGCGGTGGCCGGCGTCATGCTCGAGAGCTTCCTCGTGGGCGGGGCCCAGCCGCTCGACGTGGCCGAGTTCGCTGCCGGCCGTGCGCAGCTCGTCTACGGGCAGAGCGTGACCGACAAGTGCATGGAGTGGGGCGTCACCGAGCAGGTCCTCGATCAGCTCGCGGGAGCCGTTCGGGCCCGCCGCGTTCCCAAGGGCCACTCCAGCAACTAG
- a CDS encoding ANTAR domain-containing protein — MAARPELYPATHDLIHLLLAYSGLDAFLSALADRTGRRLAPLGQPDTALAVYRRNRPVLTAGAAPSLVRLTQERLADDDVYLASALEHSRSASEERLPDAWASGTAWGVDAGLLVVPVPAGPSATAALVLVGTPPADPGTRRAALALLGRVRNEASWALRMAVRLADETDLAEHRAHAMQNRTVIDVAIGVIMAQSRCSADEAFDVLRRASNNRNVKLHTVAAELVRRIHPELPQTAFVD, encoded by the coding sequence ATGGCCGCCCGGCCCGAGCTATATCCCGCCACGCACGATCTGATCCACCTGCTGCTGGCGTACTCCGGGCTCGACGCGTTCCTCTCCGCCCTGGCCGACCGCACGGGCCGCCGCCTCGCCCCGCTGGGCCAGCCTGACACCGCACTGGCCGTCTACCGCCGCAACCGGCCAGTGCTGACGGCGGGGGCGGCCCCCTCGCTCGTCCGGCTCACCCAGGAGCGCCTCGCGGACGACGACGTGTACCTCGCCTCCGCGCTCGAGCATTCGCGCTCGGCGTCCGAGGAGCGGCTGCCCGACGCCTGGGCGTCGGGGACCGCCTGGGGCGTCGACGCGGGCCTGCTCGTGGTGCCCGTGCCCGCCGGGCCCTCCGCCACGGCGGCGCTGGTCCTCGTCGGCACTCCGCCTGCGGACCCAGGGACGCGGCGCGCTGCTCTCGCCCTGCTGGGCCGCGTGCGCAATGAGGCGTCGTGGGCGCTGCGGATGGCGGTGCGGCTCGCGGATGAGACGGACCTCGCCGAACACCGGGCCCACGCCATGCAGAACCGGACGGTGATCGACGTGGCGATCGGGGTGATCATGGCCCAGAGCCGATGCTCGGCAGACGAGGCCTTCGATGTCCTGCGCAGGGCGTCGAACAACCGCAACGTCAAGCTGCACACCGTCGCCGCCGAGCTCGTCCGGCGCATCCATCCCGAGCTGCCGCAGACGGCATTCGTGGACTGA
- a CDS encoding LuxR C-terminal-related transcriptional regulator: MERRESHTGDRSPAGGAVRVFILDRHEVVRLGLRGLLEGAGMTVVGEAGSVRDSLAQVPQLEPHVAVLGTQLADGIGIEVCRRLRSAAPGVQCIILNDAHDDQAVLEAVLAGAAGYFPKDTPAATLVEAIGRAAAGETLFGPGAEARAKARLSSAEPKDPLVESLTPQEHRVLDLIAEGLTNRQIARELDLAEKTAKNYVSSVLTKLGLRHRTQAALHVATRNEDGRNGDGRNGDGHPGGPSRGR, translated from the coding sequence ATGGAGCGCCGTGAGTCCCACACCGGCGACAGGAGCCCAGCAGGCGGGGCCGTCCGCGTGTTCATCCTCGATCGCCATGAGGTGGTCCGCCTCGGCCTGCGGGGCCTGCTCGAGGGCGCCGGGATGACGGTGGTCGGGGAAGCGGGATCGGTCCGCGACAGTCTCGCCCAGGTCCCGCAGCTGGAGCCGCATGTCGCGGTCCTCGGGACGCAGCTGGCGGACGGGATCGGCATCGAGGTGTGCCGCCGCCTCCGGTCCGCGGCCCCGGGCGTCCAGTGCATCATCCTCAACGACGCCCATGACGACCAGGCCGTCCTCGAAGCGGTGCTCGCGGGGGCGGCGGGATACTTCCCGAAGGACACGCCGGCCGCCACGCTCGTGGAGGCGATCGGCCGCGCGGCGGCGGGGGAGACGCTCTTCGGGCCCGGGGCGGAGGCGCGCGCGAAGGCCCGGCTCTCATCAGCCGAACCCAAGGATCCCCTCGTAGAGTCGCTGACCCCGCAGGAGCACAGGGTGCTGGACCTCATCGCCGAGGGGCTGACCAACCGGCAGATTGCCCGCGAGCTCGACCTCGCGGAGAAGACGGCGAAGAACTACGTCTCCTCGGTCCTCACCAAGCTCGGGCTCAGGCACCGGACCCAGGCCGCGCTGCATGTCGCCACCCGGAACGAGGACGGCCGGAACGGGGACGGCCGGAACGGGGACGGCCACCCTGGGGGGCCCTCGCGCGGGCGCTGA
- a CDS encoding zinc-dependent alcohol dehydrogenase family protein, translated as MKALVYHGPGQKAWEDVPDPVLKDPTDAIVKVETTTICGTDLHILKGDVPAVTDGRILGHEGVGVVTEAGPECTRVKVGDRVIISCISKCMECDFCTAGLTSHCRTLGGIGWIFGHLIDGTQAEYVRVPFADNGLIPLPEGVTAEQGAMLSDLLPTGYEIGVLYGKVGPGDEVAVVGSGPVGLAAIMTAGPAGASKVIAVDGNEYRLEQARNFGATDTLRVGEGVDVAAEIKRLSRDGLGVDVAIEAVGLPATFTTCLDAIRPGGRVANVGVHGKPAEFPLDRDWINNITVTTGLVNATTAPELLAKITAGEIDPAKFVTHRFAFGQILDAYDTFANAASQHALKVVISAE; from the coding sequence ATGAAGGCACTCGTCTACCACGGCCCGGGCCAGAAGGCCTGGGAGGACGTCCCCGACCCCGTCCTCAAGGACCCGACCGACGCGATCGTGAAGGTGGAGACCACCACGATCTGCGGGACCGACCTGCACATCCTCAAGGGTGATGTCCCGGCGGTCACGGACGGCCGGATCCTCGGCCACGAAGGGGTCGGGGTCGTCACCGAGGCCGGCCCCGAATGTACCCGCGTCAAAGTCGGCGACCGTGTGATCATCTCCTGCATCAGCAAGTGCATGGAGTGCGACTTCTGCACCGCCGGGCTCACGTCCCACTGCCGCACCCTCGGGGGCATCGGGTGGATCTTCGGCCATCTCATCGACGGCACCCAGGCCGAGTACGTGCGTGTGCCCTTCGCGGACAACGGGCTCATCCCGCTGCCTGAGGGAGTCACCGCGGAGCAGGGCGCGATGCTCAGCGACCTCCTGCCCACCGGGTACGAGATCGGTGTCCTCTACGGCAAGGTGGGCCCCGGCGACGAGGTCGCGGTGGTCGGCTCCGGCCCGGTGGGGCTCGCCGCCATCATGACGGCGGGCCCGGCGGGCGCCTCGAAGGTCATCGCCGTGGACGGCAACGAGTACCGGCTCGAGCAGGCCAGGAACTTCGGCGCGACGGACACGCTCCGGGTCGGCGAGGGCGTCGACGTCGCCGCAGAGATCAAGCGGCTGAGCCGGGACGGTCTCGGGGTCGACGTCGCGATCGAGGCCGTGGGCCTCCCCGCGACCTTCACCACGTGCCTGGATGCGATCCGGCCCGGCGGCCGCGTGGCCAACGTCGGGGTCCACGGCAAGCCGGCCGAGTTCCCCCTCGACCGCGACTGGATCAACAACATCACCGTCACCACGGGGCTCGTCAATGCGACGACGGCGCCGGAGCTCCTCGCGAAGATCACGGCCGGCGAGATCGACCCCGCGAAGTTCGTCACCCACCGGTTCGCGTTCGGGCAGATCCTGGACGCCTACGACACCTTCGCCAACGCCGCCTCCCAGCATGCGCTCAAGGTGGTCATCAGCGCCGAGTGA